Proteins from a genomic interval of Stenotrophomonas maltophilia:
- a CDS encoding potassium-transporting ATPase subunit F: MSPWLSLLCGVLVLVAAAYLLYVVLRPESF, translated from the coding sequence ATGTCCCCCTGGCTGTCGTTGTTGTGTGGCGTGCTGGTGCTGGTCGCCGCCGCCTATCTCCTTTATGTCGTGCTGCGGCCCGAGTCGTTCTGA
- the kdpA gene encoding potassium-transporting ATPase subunit KdpA, producing MTEMLVIIAASLLLAWPLGLYLARVMRGTPMKVDVLFHWIEKPLYRVFGVDPSRSMSWRGYVLAFVLSNVVVAVLTQAVFMTQAWLPLNPDQIPNMRWDTALHTMISFLTNTNQQHYSGQAQLSYLSQMTGITGLQVVTPMMGLALAVATLRALFSRAPQAAAATGAGDDRQVAVGNYYVDVVRLCVRFLLPLCLVWTLVLTSQGVPSTMAGGPQATPIDANAGMVQQKLPLGPVAAMVAAKQLGANGGGWYGPNSSFPLENPTPLSNALEIVGILLVPMAVIFMIGAFTGRRRFGALVFSCMLGMSLLSTGAMMWSEAHSASAATPLLMEGKEVRFGADGTALWAAVTTQVSNGSVNGMHDSLAPLSGGIAMVNMLVSAIWGGIGCGLQQFIVYLLLGVFLAGLMTGRTPELFGRKLETPQVRLLALLVLLQPITLLVFTAITLAVPGLAGTSNPGFHGISQVFYEYVSAYANNGSGFEGLGDATLWWNLSCSLVLLLGRFPLLIIPLVVAAQLAAKRQAPESAGSLQIETPTFALTLVSVIIILTVLQFMPALVLGPIADHLSLGLH from the coding sequence ATGACTGAGATGCTTGTGATTATTGCCGCCAGCCTGCTGCTGGCGTGGCCGCTGGGCCTGTACCTGGCACGCGTGATGCGCGGCACGCCGATGAAGGTCGACGTGCTGTTCCACTGGATCGAGAAGCCGCTGTACAGGGTGTTCGGCGTCGATCCATCGCGCTCGATGTCCTGGCGCGGCTATGTGCTGGCCTTCGTGCTGAGCAACGTGGTGGTCGCGGTACTGACCCAGGCGGTGTTCATGACCCAGGCCTGGCTGCCGTTGAACCCGGACCAGATCCCGAACATGCGCTGGGACACCGCGCTGCACACGATGATCTCGTTCCTGACCAACACCAACCAGCAGCACTATTCGGGCCAGGCGCAGCTGTCCTACCTCTCGCAGATGACCGGCATCACCGGCCTGCAGGTGGTGACGCCAATGATGGGCCTGGCGTTGGCGGTGGCCACGCTGCGCGCGTTGTTCTCGCGTGCGCCGCAGGCTGCGGCAGCCACCGGGGCCGGCGATGACCGCCAGGTGGCGGTGGGCAACTACTACGTTGACGTGGTGCGCCTGTGCGTGCGCTTTCTGTTGCCGCTGTGCCTGGTGTGGACGCTGGTGCTGACCAGCCAGGGCGTGCCCTCGACGATGGCCGGCGGCCCGCAGGCCACGCCGATCGATGCCAACGCCGGCATGGTCCAGCAGAAACTGCCGCTGGGCCCGGTCGCAGCGATGGTCGCGGCCAAGCAGCTGGGCGCCAACGGCGGCGGCTGGTATGGCCCGAACAGCAGCTTCCCGCTGGAGAACCCGACCCCGCTGTCGAACGCGCTGGAGATCGTCGGCATCCTGCTGGTGCCGATGGCGGTGATCTTCATGATCGGTGCATTCACCGGCCGGCGCCGGTTCGGCGCGCTGGTGTTCAGCTGCATGCTGGGCATGTCACTGCTCTCCACCGGCGCGATGATGTGGAGCGAGGCCCATAGCGCCAGCGCCGCCACGCCGCTGCTGATGGAAGGCAAGGAAGTACGCTTCGGCGCCGATGGCACCGCGCTGTGGGCGGCGGTGACCACCCAGGTCTCCAACGGCTCGGTGAACGGCATGCACGATTCGCTGGCGCCGCTGAGCGGTGGCATCGCGATGGTCAACATGCTGGTGAGCGCGATCTGGGGCGGCATTGGCTGTGGCCTGCAGCAGTTCATCGTGTACCTGCTGCTGGGGGTGTTCCTGGCCGGGCTGATGACGGGACGTACGCCGGAACTGTTCGGCCGCAAGCTGGAAACCCCGCAGGTGCGCCTGCTGGCCCTGCTGGTGCTGCTGCAGCCGATCACCCTGCTGGTGTTCACCGCCATCACCCTGGCCGTGCCCGGTCTGGCCGGCACGTCCAATCCTGGCTTCCATGGCATCAGCCAGGTGTTCTACGAGTACGTCTCGGCCTATGCCAACAACGGTTCGGGTTTCGAAGGGCTGGGTGACGCCACGCTGTGGTGGAACCTGAGCTGCTCGCTGGTGCTGCTGCTGGGCCGCTTCCCACTGCTGATCATCCCGCTGGTGGTGGCCGCACAGCTGGCCGCCAAGCGCCAGGCGCCGGAGTCTGCCGGCAGCCTGCAGATCGAAACCCCGACCTTCGCCCTGACCCTGGTCTCGGTGATCATCATCCTGACCGTGCTGCAGTTCATGCCGGCGCTGGTACTCGGCCCGATCGCCGACCACCTGAGCCTGGGACTGCACTGA
- the kdpB gene encoding potassium-transporting ATPase subunit KdpB, with translation MSTHANSTRSSLAPRPALLDAAGLRRALVEAVRKLSPMHLVRSPVMAVVMAGTIVAAIITLTGNAPLGFGLAVTAILLVTVLFGNFAEAVAEARGRGQAASLRRARQDLVARRLAAPQPGAAEAQVPAAELRPGDHVIVSAGELVPADGEIVQGLATINEAAVTGESAPVLREAGTDRSGVIGGTKVLSDQIIVRVTAEPGHSFLDRMIALVEGANRQKTPNEIALTLLLAAMTLTFLVVVATLPAIGAAVGVQVDPLLLIALLVCLIPTTIGGLLPAIGIAGMNRALAANVLAKSGKAVEVAGDVDVLLLDKTGTITYGDRQASHFHPLAGIDASQLREAALLSSLADPTPEGKSIVRLAREQGCATAEPDHADYLAFTAQTRMSGVDLEHGRQIRKGAADAIRAHVQSLGGNVPAELAGRVEQVARNGATPLVVAEGRHVLGVIELSDVVKHGMREKFAQLRAMGIRTVMITGDNPLTAAAIAAEAGVDDYIAEARPEDKLARIRQEQAGGRLVAMVGDGTNDAPALAQADIGLAMNSGTQAAKEAGNMVDLDSDPAKLLAVVEVGKQQLITRGALTTFSLANDVSKYFAILPALFAAAVPTMAALNVMQLSSPRNAVLAALIFNALVIPALIPLALRGVRFRPATATALLRRNMLVYGLGGVLLPFAAIKLIDLLLVLVSGA, from the coding sequence ATGAGTACCCACGCAAATTCCACCCGAAGTTCCCTCGCACCGCGCCCTGCCCTGCTGGATGCCGCAGGCCTGCGCCGTGCACTGGTCGAGGCGGTGCGCAAGCTGTCGCCGATGCACCTGGTGCGCAGCCCGGTGATGGCGGTGGTGATGGCCGGCACGATCGTCGCCGCCATCATCACCCTGACCGGCAATGCACCGCTGGGCTTCGGCCTGGCGGTGACCGCGATCCTGCTGGTGACCGTGCTGTTCGGCAATTTCGCCGAGGCGGTCGCCGAAGCCCGTGGCCGCGGCCAGGCCGCTTCGCTGCGCCGTGCCCGCCAGGATCTGGTGGCGCGCCGTCTGGCGGCACCGCAGCCGGGTGCGGCGGAAGCCCAGGTACCGGCCGCGGAGCTGCGTCCGGGTGACCACGTGATCGTCAGCGCCGGCGAGCTGGTGCCGGCCGATGGCGAGATCGTGCAGGGCCTGGCCACCATCAACGAAGCGGCCGTGACCGGTGAATCGGCGCCGGTGCTGCGCGAGGCCGGCACCGATCGTTCCGGCGTGATCGGCGGCACCAAGGTGCTGTCCGACCAGATCATCGTGCGGGTGACCGCCGAGCCGGGCCACAGCTTCCTGGACCGGATGATCGCGCTGGTGGAAGGCGCCAACCGGCAGAAGACCCCGAACGAGATCGCACTGACCCTGCTGCTGGCCGCGATGACGCTGACCTTCCTGGTGGTGGTGGCGACGCTGCCGGCGATCGGCGCAGCGGTAGGCGTGCAGGTTGACCCGCTGCTGCTGATCGCGCTGCTGGTGTGCCTGATCCCGACCACCATCGGCGGCCTGCTGCCAGCCATCGGCATTGCCGGCATGAACCGTGCGCTGGCCGCCAACGTGCTGGCCAAGTCGGGCAAGGCGGTGGAAGTGGCGGGCGACGTGGACGTGCTGCTGCTGGACAAGACCGGCACCATCACCTACGGCGATCGCCAGGCCAGCCACTTCCACCCGTTGGCCGGTATCGATGCCAGCCAGCTGCGTGAAGCGGCGCTGCTGTCCTCGCTGGCCGACCCGACTCCGGAAGGCAAGTCGATCGTGCGCCTGGCGCGCGAACAGGGGTGCGCCACCGCCGAACCGGACCATGCCGACTATCTGGCCTTCACTGCCCAGACCCGGATGTCCGGCGTCGACCTGGAACATGGGCGGCAGATCCGCAAGGGCGCCGCCGATGCCATCCGCGCGCATGTGCAGTCGCTGGGCGGCAACGTGCCGGCCGAGCTGGCCGGTCGTGTCGAGCAGGTCGCGCGCAATGGTGCCACCCCGCTGGTGGTGGCCGAGGGCCGCCATGTGCTGGGCGTGATCGAGCTGTCGGACGTGGTCAAGCACGGCATGCGCGAGAAGTTCGCGCAGCTGCGGGCGATGGGCATCCGCACGGTGATGATCACCGGTGACAACCCGCTGACCGCCGCCGCGATCGCTGCCGAGGCCGGTGTCGATGACTACATCGCCGAGGCCCGCCCCGAAGACAAGCTGGCACGCATCCGCCAGGAGCAGGCCGGTGGCCGCCTGGTGGCGATGGTGGGCGACGGCACCAACGACGCCCCGGCACTGGCGCAGGCCGATATCGGCCTGGCAATGAACTCCGGCACGCAGGCGGCGAAGGAGGCCGGCAACATGGTCGACCTCGATTCGGACCCGGCCAAGCTGCTGGCGGTGGTGGAAGTGGGCAAGCAGCAGCTGATCACGCGCGGTGCGCTGACCACCTTCTCGCTGGCCAACGACGTTTCCAAGTACTTCGCGATCCTGCCGGCGCTGTTCGCCGCTGCCGTTCCCACCATGGCCGCACTGAATGTGATGCAGCTGTCGAGCCCGCGCAACGCGGTGCTGGCGGCGCTGATCTTCAACGCCCTGGTGATTCCCGCACTGATCCCGCTCGCCCTGCGTGGCGTGCGCTTCCGCCCCGCCACCGCGACGGCGCTGCTGCGCCGGAACATGCTGGTGTACGGCCTCGGCGGCGTGTTGCTGCCGTTCGCGGCGATCAAGCTGATCGACCTCCTTCTTGTCCTGGTATCCGGCGCATGA
- the kdpC gene encoding potassium-transporting ATPase subunit KdpC → MNRSASTSTSLSREPKAEARVASLQDGASWRPAIGLGLATLLLAGAVYAGIATGFAGLAFPGQAEGSLLRDDSGQVRGSAWLAQPFTGDGYFQARPSAANYDPMAAAGSNMARSNPALAERVAASTAAVATREGVAPAQVPADLVTQSAGGLDPQLSPSAVQLQVARVARARGLPVERVQALVQAHTEGRQWGLFGQPRVNVVTLNFALDHAAKAP, encoded by the coding sequence ATGAACCGTTCTGCTTCCACCTCCACCTCCCTGTCCCGCGAACCGAAGGCCGAGGCCCGCGTGGCCAGCCTGCAGGATGGCGCCAGCTGGCGCCCGGCGATCGGCCTGGGCCTGGCCACCCTGCTGCTGGCCGGCGCGGTCTACGCCGGCATTGCAACCGGCTTTGCCGGCCTGGCGTTCCCGGGCCAGGCGGAAGGCAGCCTGCTGCGCGATGACAGTGGCCAGGTGCGCGGCTCGGCGTGGCTGGCGCAGCCGTTCACCGGTGATGGCTACTTCCAGGCACGGCCGTCGGCGGCCAACTACGACCCGATGGCGGCAGCCGGTTCCAACATGGCGCGCAGCAACCCGGCGCTGGCCGAGCGCGTTGCCGCCAGCACTGCGGCGGTGGCCACACGCGAAGGCGTTGCCCCGGCGCAGGTGCCTGCGGACCTGGTCACCCAGTCCGCAGGCGGCCTGGATCCTCAGCTGTCGCCGTCTGCAGTGCAGTTGCAGGTAGCTCGCGTGGCGCGTGCCCGTGGCCTGCCGGTGGAACGCGTGCAGGCACTGGTGCAGGCGCATACCGAAGGACGCCAGTGGGGCCTGTTCGGCCAGCCGCGGGTGAACGTGGTAACGCTGAACTTCGCGCTGGACCACGCGGCCAAGGCGCCGTGA
- a CDS encoding sensor histidine kinase: MTDARTRQADALVEGLQREAGGKLTVFLGAAPGVGKTYTMLTRAQEQLRRGVDLVVGLVETHGRADTQALLEGLPQLPLKDVAYHGHALQEMDLDAVLARHPALVLVDELAHRNAPGSRHERRWQDVMELLDAGIDVWTTVNIQHLESLNDVVMRITGVRVSETVPDGVLDRLHDIVLVDLPPRELIARLQQGKVYVPEQAAQALQAFFSPANLTALRELAMQEAADRVDSSLREARAARGESNLPLRRGVLVAIDGGGQSEYLVRVARRIAERRDAPWTVVTVQGRRQDEATRREIDAAFALARRLGGDAELLHGSSIADALLDHAAHNGVSTLVLGRTRERPLARMFNRTLTQQLIQRGAHYEITIISTPQARARSRREGLLPPMRGISYEPVQALIATALACGVAWLAERWVGMADLSMVFIVAVVLVAARTRASVAVMAAILCFLAYNFLFIAPRFTFAIGARQGVITVFLFLAAALVAGRLASRLRMQVIALRAANRHARARQQLGRQLASAAGNGEVAQAGRHALEQAMDVPAWLRIGADTAAGGRSQPGDTDLAAADWALRHGQPSGRFTDTLAGAQWWFLPLLDGEDRAIGVAGLYLPGAQARLLPEQRQLAEAMVDDIAQAALRTRLVAELEQAHVSNETERLRSALLSSVSHDLRSPLAAMIGSADSLASYGAAMDTADRRALLDTILVEGERLDRYIQNLLDMTRLGHEGLKINRDWIGVDELIGSAARRLQRYQPKVRLELDIPSTLAPIWVHPALVEQAVFNVMENAAKFSPPDAAVQVQARELDGQLRIDVIDAGPGIPDDERARIFDMFYSVERGDRGRHGTGLGLTICQGMIGAHGGSVQALPGRDGRGTLIRITLPLLKPASHDEPDPD; encoded by the coding sequence ATGACTGATGCGCGTACCCGCCAGGCCGATGCCCTGGTTGAAGGCCTGCAACGTGAAGCCGGCGGCAAGCTGACCGTGTTCCTCGGCGCGGCGCCGGGCGTGGGCAAGACCTACACCATGCTGACCCGCGCGCAGGAACAGCTGCGTCGCGGCGTCGACCTGGTGGTCGGGCTGGTGGAAACCCATGGCCGTGCCGATACCCAGGCGCTGCTGGAGGGGCTGCCGCAACTGCCGCTGAAGGACGTGGCCTACCACGGCCATGCCCTGCAGGAGATGGATCTGGATGCCGTGCTCGCGCGGCACCCGGCGCTGGTGCTGGTGGACGAACTGGCCCACCGCAACGCGCCGGGCAGTCGCCATGAGCGACGCTGGCAGGATGTGATGGAACTGCTGGATGCCGGCATCGACGTCTGGACCACGGTCAACATCCAGCATCTGGAAAGCCTCAACGATGTGGTGATGCGCATCACCGGCGTGCGCGTCAGTGAGACGGTGCCGGACGGTGTGCTCGACCGCCTGCACGACATCGTGCTGGTCGATCTGCCGCCGCGCGAACTGATCGCGCGCCTGCAGCAGGGCAAGGTCTATGTGCCGGAGCAGGCCGCGCAGGCCCTGCAGGCGTTCTTCTCGCCGGCAAACCTGACCGCGCTGCGCGAGCTTGCCATGCAGGAGGCCGCCGACCGCGTCGACAGCAGCCTGCGCGAGGCACGCGCTGCCCGTGGCGAGAGCAACCTGCCACTGCGCCGCGGCGTGCTGGTGGCGATCGACGGCGGCGGCCAGAGTGAATACCTGGTGCGCGTGGCACGACGCATCGCCGAACGCCGGGACGCACCGTGGACCGTGGTGACCGTACAGGGGCGACGCCAGGACGAGGCGACCCGGCGCGAGATCGATGCCGCCTTCGCCCTGGCACGGCGTCTGGGCGGCGACGCCGAACTGCTGCACGGATCGAGCATCGCCGATGCCCTGCTCGACCACGCTGCGCACAACGGCGTGTCGACCCTGGTGCTGGGCCGGACCCGCGAACGTCCGCTCGCGCGGATGTTCAACCGTACGTTGACCCAGCAGCTGATCCAGCGCGGCGCGCATTACGAGATCACCATCATCAGCACCCCACAGGCGCGTGCGCGCTCGCGCCGCGAAGGCCTGCTGCCACCGATGCGCGGCATCAGCTACGAACCGGTACAGGCGCTGATCGCCACCGCGCTGGCCTGCGGGGTGGCATGGCTGGCCGAACGCTGGGTCGGCATGGCCGACCTGTCGATGGTGTTCATCGTGGCGGTGGTACTGGTGGCTGCGCGCACGCGCGCCAGCGTGGCGGTAATGGCGGCGATCCTGTGCTTCCTCGCCTACAACTTCCTGTTCATCGCGCCGCGCTTCACCTTCGCCATCGGTGCGCGCCAGGGCGTGATCACGGTGTTCCTGTTCCTGGCTGCCGCGCTGGTGGCCGGACGCCTGGCCTCGCGCCTGCGCATGCAGGTGATCGCGCTGCGTGCGGCGAATCGACATGCGCGTGCGCGCCAGCAGCTGGGCCGCCAGCTGGCCAGTGCCGCCGGCAACGGCGAGGTGGCGCAGGCGGGTCGGCATGCACTGGAACAGGCCATGGATGTACCGGCGTGGCTGCGGATCGGCGCCGATACCGCCGCCGGTGGCCGCAGCCAGCCGGGCGATACCGATCTGGCGGCGGCCGACTGGGCCCTGCGCCACGGCCAGCCCAGCGGCCGCTTCACCGACACCCTGGCCGGTGCGCAATGGTGGTTCCTGCCGCTGCTGGATGGCGAGGACCGCGCCATCGGCGTGGCCGGCCTGTACCTGCCCGGCGCACAGGCGCGCCTGCTGCCCGAGCAACGGCAGCTGGCCGAAGCAATGGTCGATGACATCGCGCAGGCCGCGCTGCGTACGCGGCTGGTGGCCGAACTGGAGCAGGCGCACGTCAGCAACGAGACCGAACGGCTGCGCTCGGCCCTGCTCTCTTCGGTGTCGCACGATCTGCGCTCGCCGCTGGCGGCGATGATCGGTTCGGCCGACAGCCTGGCCAGCTACGGCGCGGCGATGGATACGGCCGATCGCCGTGCCCTGCTGGACACCATCCTGGTCGAGGGCGAACGACTGGACCGCTACATCCAGAACCTGTTGGACATGACCCGCCTCGGCCACGAGGGATTGAAGATCAACCGCGACTGGATCGGCGTGGACGAACTGATCGGCTCGGCGGCGCGGCGCCTGCAGCGCTACCAGCCGAAGGTGCGGCTGGAGCTGGATATTCCCTCCACGCTGGCGCCGATCTGGGTGCACCCGGCACTGGTCGAACAGGCGGTGTTCAACGTGATGGAGAACGCCGCCAAGTTCTCGCCGCCCGACGCCGCCGTGCAGGTGCAGGCGCGCGAGCTGGACGGTCAGCTGCGCATCGACGTGATCGATGCCGGGCCCGGCATTCCCGACGACGAGCGCGCGCGCATCTTCGACATGTTCTACAGCGTCGAGCGCGGCGACCGCGGCCGCCACGGCACCGGCCTGGGACTTACCATCTGCCAGGGCATGATCGGTGCGCATGGCGGCAGCGTGCAGGCACTGCCCGGACGCGACGGTCGCGGTACCCTGATCCGCATCACCCTGCCCCTGCTCAAGCCAGCCTCCCACGATGAGCCCGACCCCGATTGA
- a CDS encoding response regulator transcription factor: protein MSPTPIDASVPAARVLVIDDETQIRRFLDISLRAQGYQVRQAATGQEGLQLAASEDMDLVILDIGLPDMEGHEVLEQLRQWSQVPVIMLTVRAGEAEKVRALDTGANDYVTKPFGTQELMARVRALLRTRSVPSDGTPPVFDDGHLHVDLVRREVALDGEPVALTRKEYALLSLLLRNAGRVVTQPQILQEIWGPTHQHDTHYLRILVGKLRHKLGDSALDSRYLFTEPGVGLRFKG, encoded by the coding sequence ATGAGCCCGACCCCGATTGATGCCAGCGTGCCGGCCGCGCGCGTGCTGGTGATCGATGATGAAACCCAGATCCGCCGGTTCCTGGACATCAGCCTGCGTGCGCAGGGCTACCAGGTGCGGCAGGCGGCCACCGGCCAGGAAGGCCTGCAGCTGGCGGCCAGCGAGGACATGGACCTGGTGATCCTGGACATCGGCCTGCCGGACATGGAAGGGCACGAGGTGCTGGAGCAGCTGCGGCAGTGGAGCCAGGTGCCGGTGATCATGCTGACCGTGCGCGCCGGCGAGGCCGAGAAGGTGCGGGCGCTGGACACCGGCGCCAATGACTACGTGACCAAGCCGTTCGGCACGCAGGAACTGATGGCACGGGTACGTGCGCTGCTGCGCACGCGCAGTGTGCCCAGCGATGGCACACCGCCGGTGTTCGACGACGGCCATCTGCATGTGGATCTGGTGCGCCGTGAAGTGGCACTCGATGGCGAGCCGGTGGCGCTGACCCGCAAGGAGTACGCGTTGCTGTCGCTGCTGCTGCGCAACGCCGGGCGGGTGGTGACCCAGCCGCAGATCCTGCAGGAGATCTGGGGGCCGACCCACCAGCACGACACCCACTACCTGCGCATCCTGGTCGGCAAGCTGCGGCACAAGCTGGGCGATTCAGCGCTGGATTCGCGCTACCTGTTCACCGAACCGGGCGTGGGGTTGCGGTTCAAGGGGTGA
- a CDS encoding phosphomannomutase/phosphoglucomutase → MSGIGEGQRERSLGRSAPLLGVLLVLLAGWFGWSAVQQWRQEANGQALEEARDQAVQGLQEAAAGQLKQLQQQLKNERVQQALQAGDAAAAALAVRESWTGVEQVEVLGADLATAYADPATFGYARLALLEEALAEGKPGLRVVRDAGGNRLGLAAPVQLGSLGPAVLYVRQPLLRLTSPLDQVSAPSAGFLGLRQGTHDLVAQGDAGLAESAEALARPVPGTPLRLVAAVPNVEPGPLGLGSLASAIVALLLAFVAVLLVVGRGRLPKTLPLPRRAAAAEADHGPTLSESLQMAPPPVAVASTAESAPPPPPVPAGELAAGIFRAYDIRGVVGSELTPKTAALIGQAIGTVALEQGLREVVIGRDGRLSGPELAAGLAEGLRRTGCTVIDIGLAPTPVVYYAAFHLRTGSCVAVTGSHNPPEYNGFKVVIGGETLSGDAITDLYQRIVEGRLVQATEPGDYQQREVGADYIQRIADDVQLDRPLKVVADAGNGVAGALAPQLLEAIGAEVIPLYCDVDGTFPNHHPDPSEPANLEDLVQTVKRFGADLGVAFDGDGDRLGVVTGEGRIIYADRLLMLFAADVLMRNPGAMVIYDVKCTGKLSDHVLRNGGSPLMWKTGHSLMKAKMRETDAELAGEMSGHFFFKERWFGFDDGLYAAARLLEILAQREETPDEVLAELPEMVATPELKVPVAEGTPHALVAMLVAAAQSPDNPYVGGRLSTIDGLRVDFPDGWGLVRASNTTPVLVLRFEGNDEAALERIQALFRSQLQPVLGDTPLGF, encoded by the coding sequence ATGAGCGGCATCGGGGAAGGGCAGCGGGAACGGTCGTTGGGACGCAGTGCGCCACTACTGGGGGTGCTGCTGGTCCTGCTGGCTGGCTGGTTCGGATGGAGCGCGGTGCAGCAATGGCGGCAGGAAGCCAATGGCCAGGCGCTGGAAGAAGCGCGTGACCAGGCCGTGCAGGGGCTGCAGGAGGCGGCTGCCGGCCAGCTGAAGCAGCTGCAGCAGCAGCTGAAGAACGAACGCGTGCAGCAGGCACTGCAGGCCGGTGACGCCGCCGCGGCAGCGCTGGCCGTACGCGAGAGCTGGACCGGGGTGGAGCAGGTTGAAGTGCTGGGCGCCGATCTGGCCACGGCCTATGCCGACCCGGCCACCTTCGGCTATGCACGCCTGGCCCTGCTGGAAGAAGCGCTGGCCGAGGGCAAGCCGGGCCTGCGCGTGGTGCGCGATGCAGGTGGCAATCGTCTTGGCCTGGCGGCTCCGGTGCAGCTGGGCAGCCTGGGCCCGGCAGTGCTCTACGTGCGCCAGCCATTGCTGCGGCTGACCTCGCCGCTGGACCAGGTGAGTGCGCCATCGGCCGGTTTCCTTGGCCTGCGCCAGGGCACGCATGACCTCGTCGCCCAGGGCGATGCCGGCCTGGCAGAAAGTGCCGAAGCATTGGCGCGGCCGGTTCCGGGCACGCCGTTGCGGCTGGTGGCCGCGGTACCCAATGTCGAACCCGGTCCGCTGGGCCTGGGTTCGCTGGCCAGCGCCATCGTCGCGCTGCTGCTGGCCTTTGTCGCCGTGTTGCTGGTGGTCGGTCGCGGCCGCTTGCCGAAGACCCTGCCGCTGCCGCGCCGCGCTGCTGCGGCCGAAGCCGATCACGGTCCTACCCTGAGTGAGAGCCTGCAGATGGCGCCGCCGCCGGTGGCCGTCGCCAGCACCGCGGAAAGTGCGCCGCCGCCGCCGCCGGTCCCGGCCGGGGAACTGGCCGCCGGCATCTTCCGCGCCTACGACATCCGTGGCGTGGTCGGCAGCGAACTGACGCCGAAGACCGCCGCGCTGATCGGCCAGGCCATCGGCACCGTGGCGCTGGAGCAGGGCCTGCGCGAGGTGGTGATCGGCCGGGATGGCCGCCTGTCCGGCCCGGAACTGGCCGCGGGATTGGCCGAGGGCCTGCGTCGCACCGGTTGCACGGTGATCGACATCGGCCTGGCACCGACGCCGGTCGTCTACTACGCCGCCTTCCATCTGCGTACCGGCAGCTGCGTGGCAGTGACCGGCAGCCATAACCCGCCCGAGTACAACGGCTTCAAGGTGGTCATCGGCGGTGAGACGCTTTCCGGCGATGCCATCACCGATCTCTACCAGCGCATCGTCGAGGGTCGCCTGGTGCAGGCGACGGAGCCAGGCGACTACCAGCAGCGCGAGGTGGGTGCCGACTACATCCAGCGCATCGCTGATGACGTGCAGCTGGACCGCCCGTTGAAGGTCGTGGCCGATGCCGGCAACGGCGTCGCCGGTGCGCTGGCGCCACAGCTGCTGGAAGCCATCGGTGCCGAAGTCATCCCGCTGTACTGCGATGTCGACGGCACCTTCCCCAATCATCACCCCGATCCCAGCGAACCGGCCAACCTGGAAGACCTGGTGCAGACGGTCAAGCGCTTCGGCGCCGACCTCGGCGTCGCCTTCGATGGCGACGGGGACCGCCTGGGCGTGGTCACCGGCGAAGGCAGGATCATCTATGCCGACCGCCTGCTGATGCTGTTCGCCGCCGATGTGCTGATGCGCAACCCGGGCGCGATGGTGATCTACGACGTGAAGTGCACCGGCAAGCTGTCCGACCACGTGCTGCGTAATGGTGGCAGCCCGTTGATGTGGAAGACCGGGCATTCGCTGATGAAGGCGAAGATGCGCGAGACCGATGCCGAGCTGGCCGGCGAGATGAGCGGCCACTTCTTCTTCAAGGAGCGCTGGTTCGGTTTCGACGACGGCCTGTATGCGGCGGCGCGCCTGCTGGAGATCCTGGCCCAGCGCGAAGAGACCCCGGACGAGGTGCTGGCCGAGCTGCCGGAGATGGTGGCCACGCCGGAGCTGAAGGTGCCGGTGGCTGAAGGTACGCCGCATGCGCTGGTGGCGATGCTGGTGGCGGCGGCACAGTCGCCGGACAACCCGTACGTGGGTGGGCGGCTGTCGACCATCGACGGCCTGCGCGTGGACTTCCCCGATGGCTGGGGGCTGGTGCGTGCCTCCAACACCACGCCGGTGCTGGTGCTGCGCTTCGAGGGCAATGACGAGGCGGCACTGGAACGCATCCAGGCGCTGTTCCGCAGCCAGTTGCAGCCGGTGCTGGGCGACACCCCGCTGGGGTTCTGA
- the dut gene encoding dUTP diphosphatase, which translates to MTQAFTSQPLQVKLLDPRFGDSWPLPAYATEASAGMDLRAALDTALTLQPGDTALVPSGLAIHIADPHLCAVILPRSGLGHRHGIVLGNGTGLIDADYQGPLLISVWNRGREAFTIEPGDRIAQLVVVPIARVSLQVVDTFTDSVRGTGGFGHTGVR; encoded by the coding sequence ATGACCCAGGCTTTCACTTCCCAACCGCTGCAGGTCAAGCTGCTTGATCCGCGTTTCGGCGACAGCTGGCCGCTGCCGGCCTATGCCACCGAAGCCAGCGCCGGCATGGACCTGCGCGCCGCGCTGGATACCGCGTTGACCCTGCAGCCGGGCGACACCGCGCTGGTGCCCAGCGGCCTGGCCATCCATATCGCCGATCCGCACCTGTGCGCGGTGATCCTGCCGCGTTCCGGGCTGGGCCACCGCCACGGCATCGTGCTCGGCAACGGCACCGGCCTGATCGATGCCGATTACCAGGGCCCGTTGCTGATCAGCGTCTGGAATCGTGGCCGAGAGGCCTTCACCATCGAGCCGGGCGATCGCATCGCGCAGCTGGTGGTCGTGCCGATTGCCCGCGTCAGCCTGCAGGTGGTGGATACTTTCACCGACAGCGTGCGGGGAACGGGTGGATTCGGCCATACCGGGGTGCGTTGA